The DNA region TAATGGTAGGCTCATCAGTTGGGGTCACAGTCGGCTCATCCGTAGGAGTAGCGGAGGGCTCGGTAGTAGTCTCGTCATCCTCGCAGTAGTCGTCatcggtggtggtaggtCCACCGGTAGGAGTGGCTGTGGGCTCCTCAGTGTCGGTAGGAGTGACGGTTGGTTCCTCAGTGTCAGTGGGAGTGGCAGTTGGCTCCTCAGTAGGCTCCTCCGTGGGCTCATCGGTAGGAGTGGCGGTAGGCTCCTCCGTGTCCGTAGGAGTCACAGTAGGCTCATCGGTAGGAGTGACGGTGGGCTCAGTGGTGGTCGTCTCGTCGTCCTCGCAGTAGTCATCATCCGTCGTGGTAGGCGCCTCAGTCTCGGTCGAGGTAACAGTTGGCTCATCAGTGGGAGTCACAGTTGGCTCGTCGGTGGGAGTAACAGTTGGCTCCTCAGAGTCGGTGGGAGTGGCGGTAGGCTCCTCAGACTCAGTGGGAGTGACAGTGGGCTCGTCGGTAGGAGTGACAGTGGGCTCGTCGGTAGGAGTAGCAGTGGGCTCCGTGGTAGTAGTCTCGTCATCCTCACAgtaatcatcatcatcggtcGAAGTGCTTGTTGGCTCCTCGCTGGTCCAGGTCTCCGAGATGGTGTATGtctcgatggtggtggtagtgggCTCGACACTTGGCTCGGTTGTGGGCTCAGCGGTAGCGGTAGCCGAGGTGTGCGTCATGGTGTACACAATGCACGAGCAGACCGAGCTCACAGACTGGACACTGCCATCGCAATTGTAGAAATTAGTTGGGATGGCGGTGGCCgctgtggtggtgccggcaaTGAAGCCGGGGCAGAAGGCCGAAGCCTCGGCCGCGTAGTTGGCGTCGATGAGGTTGCGGTAGCAGTTGTCCTCATGCTATTCACCTTGTTAGCTGTCATCTCATCTCTCATGATAAACATCAGACGAACATGTGGTTCCTTACACAGTCGGGCCATTCGGTGGCGGCACCCAGACCCACGGCCAGGGCGCCCAGAGACAAAGTAGAAACGCGCATGTTTATGTaccccttttctttcccaGAGAGCGAATGACTAAATCGACACAAGAAGGCAGACGAGAAACGAGCGACTGCGGGACCCGAAGGTCTATGTACGAGATTTCAATGCTGGGTGAGCGGAAGGTGAGGAAAGGGAACCCCAGATCccgaggaggtgggtggacCAGCATCTTTATCTCTTGCCCAGCATCTCGTTTCCTTCTAGcctttcttctccttccggAAAGTCCATAGTTTGATGCCGAGCCCCGGCTCGCAGGCGCCGGAGGGCActccacacacacacacctgGAGCGCGGCGTCAATACGAAGCCAGCCTTTTTTTGGAGCAACGATTGGACCGTCCCAGACCACGCGAGGTCCCGGTCGAcaggggttggtgatctcCACCAAGAACTCAGCTCTTGGGCGACAGGGGTCCAATCTTTGTCGCCGCCAGCGCCCGGTGGAGATTGCAGTTTTCCTTTCCAGTGCTTCCCTTCAAACTGCATAATAATGGCTTGCCATGcgggtggagatgatggtaatgatgatgatgatattgGATGGATGTTTGTCCGATGGCAGATCTCCCATTGTGCCTGGTACCTGGATCGATCGgcacagcaacaaaagagagagcgagagggtgagcgagagagagaaggaaagagagaaaggaaCAATGCAGCACGCCGCAGGGTACAGTGCAATGCAGATGGCCACTCAATTCAAGACCAACACCGGCCAGTCAATCGCGGCCACCGCAGCTTTCTCCACACTGTTGACTGCAGTGGGCTGAGCACATCCCCAGCCTCTGATTGGACGGCCAAGACGTTGCTCGTTTTTTGACATCTGTGTTTGGTACCAAGAGAATCACCTCAGATGCCGTCGTGGAATATTGAAAAGCCTCAGGGCCAACACGACCACCTGCAGAGCAAATCACCTGAGACATGGAGAATCCTTTGTGGAGAAGAACTTTTTCAACGTGCCCGACTGACATGGAGGAGGGTCCTGCCCAATTGACGTCACAATGGGACGGTAACAGCGAACACCGGCACTGATTATGGCCTGTCATCGCTTCTCTCCACCATCAGTCTAGGGCAGTTGTAAGGGTATTCTTACATTCTCAACATACCATTAGATAATAGGTCTTTTTTGGTCCTCGCATCTTTGGGTAGAAACACGATGACTGCATCCCTCAGGCACCGAGGGGCACCAAACAAACACCCGCCTCCGACAGCAACATCGGATCTGTGGATTCAATACTACCCCGCCGCCAGTTGCCTGTTGCTGACATATACCGGGCCAAAAGCCGGGCGATCGTAATCATGATACAGTTCTGACAGCTGTGCCGGAATGGCAGTGAGGCCTTGTTGGTTTGACATTTTGTTTGTATTTTTGGTGCTAGAACCAGTCCGGCCACATTGCGGTATTACTTGCTGACAAAGGTGGGTGTTACAGCTTTTGACTTTGCATCAGTAGAATTAAGATTGCAATGTAAGGTAGTAAACAAACTCTTACATTCAGCCTGTTCCGTCGGTCCTGAGGGGAGACCATCAGCACACAAATAAACCCCGTGATTATACCCGTCCAGTTCGCATTGCCTCTTACACCTTCAGCTCACCACTGCGGCgccaaaaccccaacccccatcccaacccgGCGTTTACGGATATTGCCCCTACAAATGGAAACGGcaaaaaaaagggggcacGTAACACAACCTCAATCCTTCCGCCACAACGCCAGGTCCGAGTGTCCAACGTCCATCCCAAGCTCACAGGTGGCACAACTTTCGACAGACGGCTATGCAAAGGAACAATCCAATATTACAACTTATTACAACTCTAGAAATAAAAAGTCACAGCCAGCCACAACTGCTCATGCCAGGCATCACAACGTAATGAAAAAACAAAAATCATGATTCCGGAAGTCCACGAGtgcaaagaaagagaaaggtgCTCGAAGTCAAAGACACGGGACGGAAAGCCTCAGATCTTCGAGTTTCAGATGTTTCACCTTACCCATTCCTCAAAGAATACCACAAAAGAATTATATACCAAGAAAACCATGCGATTTTATCAAAGAGCGTGCGTGAGAACATCGTGGCAATAGGACTGGAGAAAGTTTTGTTGAAAATCATGGCAACTCCTGCCAA from Podospora pseudopauciseta strain CBS 411.78 chromosome 6, whole genome shotgun sequence includes:
- a CDS encoding hypothetical protein (EggNog:ENOG503PE3K) produces the protein MRVSTLSLGALAVGLGAATEWPDCHEDNCYRNLIDANYAAEASAFCPGFIAGTTTAATAIPTNFYNCDGSVQSVSSVCSCIVYTMTHTSATATAEPTTEPSVEPTTTTIETYTISETWTSEEPTSTSTDDDDYCEDDETTTTEPTATPTDEPTVTPTDEPTVTPTESEEPTATPTDSEEPTVTPTDEPTVTPTDEPTVTSTETEAPTTTDDDYCEDDETTTTEPTVTPTDEPTVTPTDTEEPTATPTDEPTEEPTEEPTATPTDTEEPTVTPTDTEEPTATPTGGPTTTDDDYCEDDETTTEPSATPTDEPTVTPTDEPTITPTDEPTEEPTVTPTETEEPTATPTAEPTEEPTEEPTATPTDEPTEEPSVTDTPTITTTKDEDSTGTTTTEEWTTSTITTTTVKTITQCPSTVPACPTGGVVIVTTETIVTTTVCPVTDVPAVPTTTEGGEVTPPIVTDGPEVTGGPGPEVPPTSTDEEEPPVVTDGPEVTGGPEVPPTTTGEPEEEPPVVTDGPEVTGGPGPEVPPTTTEEEEPIVTGGPGGEEPPVVTDGPDVTGGPDVEPPVVVVPTSFGTVTVPAVTDLPSTTNTPVTAGAGRAVGPVEGLLAAVAGLAAVLL